One Brassica napus cultivar Da-Ae chromosome C2, Da-Ae, whole genome shotgun sequence DNA window includes the following coding sequences:
- the LOC106401193 gene encoding sister chromatid cohesion protein PDS5 homolog A isoform X1, producing MALKPEEQLKEFGSKLDPLPSSKDSLLKLFKEAAVCLSELEQSPPASVLQSIQPFLDAIIKPEILKHQDKDVKLLVASCFSEITRITAPEAPYHDDTMRDIFQLIVSSFSGLDDVGGPSFGRRVVILETVAKYRSCIVMLDLECDELVKEVFTTFLDVARDDHPEVVVSSMQNIMIVLLEESEDVQEQLLLILLSRLGRNRSDVSDAARRLAMKVIEQCAPKVESDIKQFLISSLSGDSRFSTSQIDCHEVIYDLYRCAPQCLSGVAPYLTGELLADELETRLKVVGLVGELFSLPGRAISEEFSSVFVEFLKRLTDRVVEVRMLILDHIKKCLLSDPSRAEASQIISALSDRLLDYDENIRKQVVAVICDVAASALTSIPIDTIKLVAERLRDKAILVKTYTMERLTELYRVYCLRCAEGKVGTGDFDWIPGKILRCLYDKDFRSDTIEYTLCSSLFPSDFSVRDKVKHWIDIFSGFDNVETKAFEKILEQRQRIQQEMQKYLAFKQLQQVCLNSADAPEMQKKIQFGFRVMSRAFSDPPKAEQNFLVLDQLKDANIWKILNNLLDPNASIVQASKIRDDMLKILSEKHSLYEFLGSLSIKCSYLLFSKEYVKEMLSEVSARKASKDNLGIQSCMDFLGLLASYCPSLFDGAEEELIGFLKDDDEMIKEGTLKILAKAGGTIRENLIVLSSSVDLLLERICVEGNRKQAKYAVQALASITKDDGLKALSVLYKGLVDMLDDKRYQPAVLQSLGCIAQIAMPVFETRETEIVEFIRSKILKTESEAVDDEKLSWDVKSEICQLKIYGIKTLVKSYLPLKDAHLRTGVDDLLILLKNILSFGEISEEIDSSVVDKAHMKLAAAKAVLRLSRHWDDKISIDIFHLTLKTPEISFPMAKKIFLGKVHQYIKDRVLETKYACSFLFDITGSSVLVSEEEKQNLADVIQHSYQTKGRKVSAQTDANSVSPYPHSILPYLVHALAHHSCPDVEKCKDVKEYEMIYRQLYLIISLLLHKEEDGKAEDTDKEQECVPTIISIFNSIKQSEDVTDATKSKNSHAICELGLSVMNQLTQKETDLKGEFTPVSLPPTLYKPSEKTEGDNSGVGEEKLWLADETVLAHFSSLKLESHADSSVIPQASEHEGMNDDESDDNDIPLGKIVERLRAQRTKSREGEKNKSVSAEDESGKTDVDVLKMVREINLDHLRTVDTFESSNGHTHSPGKRSNTGETDQKATKRSAGDGTSVVSVPKRRRSSSGHSPFKFSNSGSIKELHEERDMDSNDENSNREKRLGSRSSRTKKKIFSENHSEDGNCSDRSRSAESGDRLKSSSGSMQNRKRKGVTGLAKCSTAEKKMVTDELIGCKIDVWWPMDKRFYEGTVKSYDSTKQKHVILYEDGDVEVLRLDKERWELVDSGKPTKKTKTSKRSSNKKGSSGSKHKNSDALRRDEDPIPTTPKGKRTPKKYIRHKHPEGTPGSPSLEHEKLESRTKKNRSIAIPVGEAAEETNEKKMESTTELMTEDQEYGKEAGEEKSESEGKLSKEGEDDDEEKVDLKEAKAESSGNPEGKETDVDNSDSEKKQEKSDMETEAEAEAEDDAGDADASDNETLGAWRSKVVKSSSKKAA from the exons ATGGCTCTGAAGCCAGAGGAGCAGTTGAAGGAGTTCGGATCCAAGCTTGACCCACTTCCTTCCTCCAAAGATTCATTGCTCAAACTCTTCAAG GAAGCTGCTGTTTGTCTTTCTGAGTTGGAGCAGTCTCCACCAGCGTCAGTGCTGCAGTCCATCCAGCCTTTTCTTGACGCAATTATTAAACCTGAAATTCTCAAGCATCAAGACAAGGATGTGAAGCTTCTAGTTGCGAGTTGTTTTTCTGAGATAACTCGTATCACAGCACCTGAAGCGCCTTACCATGATGACACTATGAGG GATATATTTCAACTGATTGTGAGTTCCTTCTCTGGGTTGGATGATGTCGGTGGACCATCATTTGGAAGGAGGGTTGTTATTCTCGAAACGGTTGCAAAATACAGGTCATGTATAGTGATGTTGGATCTGGAGTGCGATGAGCTGGTGAAAGAAGTCTTTACTACATTTCTTGATGTTGCTAG AGATGACCATCCGGAGGTTGTTGTCTCATCAATGCAAAATATAATGATTGTTCTGTTAGAAGAGAGTGAAGATGTGCAGGAGCAGCTGTTACTAATTCTACTCTCTAGATTGGGCAGAAATAGAAGT GACGTTAGTGACGCGGCGAGAAGACTTGCTATGAAAGTCATAGAGCAGTGTGCGCCAAAAGTTGAATCTGACATAAAACAATTCCTTATCTCTTCATTGTCTGGAGATAGCCGGTTTTCCACCAGTCAAATTGACTGCCATGAGGTTATCTATGATTTGTACCGCTGTGCTCCTCAGTGCCTATCCGGAGTTGCACCCTATCTCACTGGAGAGCTTTTG GCTGATGAATTGGAAACTCGTTTGAAAGTTGTCGGATTGGTCGGAGAGTTGTTTTCCTTGCCTGGACGTGCCATCTCCGAAGAGTTCAGTTCAGTTTTTGTGGAGTTTTTGAAAAGGCTGACTGATAGAGTAGTTGAAGTTAGAATGCTCATCCTTGACCATATTAAGAAGTGTTTGCTCTCAGATCCTTCGAGAGCCGAGGCTTCCCAAATTATAT CTGCTCTTAGTGACCGGCTCTTGGATTATGATGAGAATATCCGCAAACAAGTCGTTGCTGTTATTTGTGATGTGGCTGCGAGTGCACTGACGTCGATTCCAATTGACACTATAAAGTTGGTTGCTGAAAGGCTCCGAGACAAAGCT ATACTGGTAAAGACATACACAATGGAAAGGTTGACTGAACTATACCGGGTATATTGCTTACGGTGTGCTGAAGGGAAGGTAGGCACTGGCGACTTTGATTGGATTCCTGGAAAAATTTTAAGATGTCTTTATGACAAAGATTTCAG ATCAGATACAATTGAATATACTCTCTGCAGTTCATTGTTTCCAAGTGATTTCTCTGTTAGAGATAAAGTTAAGCACTGGATAGACATATTTTCCGGATTTGACAACGTGGAGACAAAAGCTTTTGAGAAAATACTGGAGCAGAGGCAAAG GATACAACAAGAAATGCAAAAATACTTGGCATTCAAGCAGCTGCAACAGGTTTGCTTAAAT AGTGCTGATGCTCCGGAGATGCAGAAAAAGATCCAATTTGGATTCAGAGTCATGTCACGTGCATTTTCTGATCCCCCAAAGGCTGAGCAGAACTTTTTGGTTCTTGACCAACTGAAAGATGCTAATATCTGGAAGATCTTGAATAATCTACTCGATCCCAACGCTAGCATAGTACAAGCGTCAAAGATTCGG GATGATATGCTTAAAATACTTTCTGAAAAGCATAGTCTCTATGAATTTCTCGGCAGTCTCTCCATAAAGTGTTCTTATCTCCTATTCAGTAAGGAATATGTGAAAGAGATGCTGTCAGAAGTCTCTGCTAGAAAGGCTTCTAAAGATAATTTGGGCATTCAATCCTGCATGGACTTCTTAGGG CTTCTCGCAAGTTACTGTCCATCACTGTTTGACGGGGCTGAAGAAGAACTGATAGGTTTCCTTAAAGATGACGATGAAATGATAAAGGAAGGTACTCTTAAAATTCTGGCGAAGGCAGGTGGTACTATTCGGGAGAATCTCATTGTGTTATCGAG TTCTGTGGACCTGTTGCTGGAGAGAATCTGTGTAGAAGGTAACCGTAAGCAGGCTAAGTATGCTGTGCAAGCACTAGCATCAATAACAAAGGATGATGGCTTGAAGGCGCTATCTGTTTTGTACAAG GGACTCGTGGACATGCTGGACGACAAGAGGTATCAGCCAGCTGTTCTACAAAGCCTTGGATGCATAGCGCAGATTGCGATGCCAGTCTTTGAGACTAGAGAAACTGAAATCGTTGAGTTTATTAGAAGCAAAATCCTCAAAACCGAAAGT GAAGCAGTAGATGACGAGAAGTTATCCTGGGATGTCAAAAGTGAAATTTGTCAACTGAAG ATATATGGAATCAAGACATTGGTTAAGAGCTACTTGCCGCTCAAGGATGCTCATCTTCGCACGGGTGTTGATGACCTTCTTATATTACTGAAAAACATTCTTTCCTTTGGGGAAATATCTGAAGAgatagactcaag CGTTGTTGACAAAGCCCATATGAAACTAGCTGCTGCAAAGGCAGTCCTCCGCCTTTCTAGACACTGGGACGATAAGATATCGATTGATATCTTCCATTTAACTCTAAAAACCCCTGAG ATATCATTTCCTATGGCTAAGAAAATATTCCTTGGGAAAGTTCACCAGTATATAAAGGATCGAGTGTTGGAGACAAAGTATGCCTGTTCATTCTTATTCGACATCACTGGATCAAGTGTACTGGTGTCAGAGGAG GAGAAACAGAACCTGGCTGATGTCATTCAACATTCTTACCAAACAAAAGGGCGGAAAGTCTCTGCTCAGACTGATGCAAATTCGGTTTCTCCCTACCCTCATAGTATCCTACCTTACTTGGTTCACGCACTTGCGCATCATTCTTGTCCTGACGTCGAAAAATGCAAAGATGTGAAGGAATATGAAATGATATATCG CCAATTATACTTGATCATTTCTCTGTTACTGCATAAAGAGGAAGACGGGAAGGCTGAAGATACTGACAAAGAACAGGAGTGCGTTCCCACCATTATATCTATCTTCAATAGTATAAAACAGTCGGAAGATGTCACTGATGCAACAAAGTCAAAG aACTCACATGCGATCTGTGAGCTCGGGCTGTCAGTAATGAATCAGTTAACTCAGAAAGAGACTGATCTAAAAGGGGAATTCACGCCTGTATCGCTGCCTCCAACACTTTACAAACCTTCTGAAAAAACTGAAGGTGACAACTCTGGG GTTGGTGAAGAGAAATTGTGGCTAGCTGATGAAACTGTCTTGGCACACTTTAGTTCTCTCAAGTTGGAGAGTCATGCTGATTCATCT GTGATACCCCAAGCTTCAGAGCACGAGGGTATGAATGATGACGAAAGTGATGACAATGACATTCCTCTGGGTAAAATAGTAGAGCGATTGAGAGCTCAGAGAACCAAGAGTAGAGAGGGGGAAAAGAACAAATCTGTTTCAGCTGAAGATGAGAGCGGTAAAACTGATGTCGACGTTTTGAAAATGGTGAGGGAGATAAATCTGGACCACTTGCGCACGGTGGATACATTTGAGTCCAGTAATGGACACACACATTCCCCTGGCAAGAGATCAAACAcaggtgaaacggatcagaaggCTACCAAAAGGAGTGCTGGGGATGGAACATCAGTAGTTTCAGTCCCTAAACGCCGGAGATCTTCTTCTGGCCATAGTCCTTTCAAGTTCTCAAATAGTGGCTCTATAAAAGAGTTGCATGAAGAGAGAGATATGGACTCGAACGATGAAAATTCAAACCGGGAAAAGAGATTAGGAAGCAGGTCTTCCCGAACGAAAAAGAAAATCTTCTCAGAAAATCATAGTGAAGATGGCAACTGCAGTGATAGG AGTAGGTCAGCAGAAAGTGGTGATAGATTGAAGTCTTCCTCTGGATCAATGCAGAACCGGAAAAGAAAAGGCGTCACAGGACTGGCTAAG TGCTCCACAGCAGAAAAGAAAATGGTCACTGATGAGCTAATCGGTTGCAAAATAGATGTTTGGTGGCCTATGGATAAGCG GTTTTATGAAGGCACGGTAAAATCTTATGATTCGACGAAACAGAAACATGTG ATACTCTATGAGGATGGAGATGTCGAAGTCCTTCGCCTCGATAAAGAACGATGGGAGCTTGTAGACTCGGGAAAGCCCACAAAG AAGACCAAGACATCAAAGCGAAGTTCTAATAAGAAAGG aTCTTCTGGAAGTAAGCATAAGAATTCAGATGCCTTGCGAAGGGATGAAGACCCTATTCCTACCAC GCCAAAAGGGAAAAGAACCCCAAAGAAATACATAAGGCATAAGCACCCGGAAGGAACACCAGGAAGTCCCTCTTTAGAACATGAGAAGCTAGAGAGCAGAACCAAGAAAAACCGATCCATTGCCATTCCAG TCGGTGAAGCTGCTGAagaaacaaatgaaaagaagatGGAATCAACCACAGAGCTGATGACAGAGGATCAGGAATATGGTAAGGAGGCTGGCGAAGAGAAATCAGAGTCCGAAGGAAAGTTGTCGAAAGAAGGcgaggatgatgatgaggagAAAGTTGATTTAAAGGAGGCAAAAGCAGAGTCGAGTGGAAACCCTGAGGGGAAAGAAACTGATGTTGACAACTCAGATTCtgagaagaaacaagaaaagaGTGATATGGAGACAgaagctgaagctgaagctgaagatGATGCCGGGGATGCTGACGCTTCTGACAATGAAACTCTT GGAGCGTGGAGAAGCAAAGTGGTTAAGTCAAGCTCCAAGAAAGCAGCATAG
- the LOC106401193 gene encoding sister chromatid cohesion protein PDS5 homolog A isoform X2, with protein sequence MALKPEEQLKEFGSKLDPLPSSKDSLLKLFKEAAVCLSELEQSPPASVLQSIQPFLDAIIKPEILKHQDKDVKLLVASCFSEITRITAPEAPYHDDTMRDIFQLIVSSFSGLDDVGGPSFGRRVVILETVAKYRSCIVMLDLECDELVKEVFTTFLDVARDDHPEVVVSSMQNIMIVLLEESEDVQEQLLLILLSRLGRNRSDVSDAARRLAMKVIEQCAPKVESDIKQFLISSLSGDSRFSTSQIDCHEVIYDLYRCAPQCLSGVAPYLTGELLADELETRLKVVGLVGELFSLPGRAISEEFSSVFVEFLKRLTDRVVEVRMLILDHIKKCLLSDPSRAEASQIISALSDRLLDYDENIRKQVVAVICDVAASALTSIPIDTIKLVAERLRDKAILVKTYTMERLTELYRVYCLRCAEGKVGTGDFDWIPGKILRCLYDKDFRSDTIEYTLCSSLFPSDFSVRDKVKHWIDIFSGFDNVETKAFEKILEQRQRIQQEMQKYLAFKQLQQSADAPEMQKKIQFGFRVMSRAFSDPPKAEQNFLVLDQLKDANIWKILNNLLDPNASIVQASKIRDDMLKILSEKHSLYEFLGSLSIKCSYLLFSKEYVKEMLSEVSARKASKDNLGIQSCMDFLGLLASYCPSLFDGAEEELIGFLKDDDEMIKEGTLKILAKAGGTIRENLIVLSSSVDLLLERICVEGNRKQAKYAVQALASITKDDGLKALSVLYKGLVDMLDDKRYQPAVLQSLGCIAQIAMPVFETRETEIVEFIRSKILKTESEAVDDEKLSWDVKSEICQLKIYGIKTLVKSYLPLKDAHLRTGVDDLLILLKNILSFGEISEEIDSSVVDKAHMKLAAAKAVLRLSRHWDDKISIDIFHLTLKTPEISFPMAKKIFLGKVHQYIKDRVLETKYACSFLFDITGSSVLVSEEEKQNLADVIQHSYQTKGRKVSAQTDANSVSPYPHSILPYLVHALAHHSCPDVEKCKDVKEYEMIYRQLYLIISLLLHKEEDGKAEDTDKEQECVPTIISIFNSIKQSEDVTDATKSKNSHAICELGLSVMNQLTQKETDLKGEFTPVSLPPTLYKPSEKTEGDNSGVGEEKLWLADETVLAHFSSLKLESHADSSVIPQASEHEGMNDDESDDNDIPLGKIVERLRAQRTKSREGEKNKSVSAEDESGKTDVDVLKMVREINLDHLRTVDTFESSNGHTHSPGKRSNTGETDQKATKRSAGDGTSVVSVPKRRRSSSGHSPFKFSNSGSIKELHEERDMDSNDENSNREKRLGSRSSRTKKKIFSENHSEDGNCSDRSRSAESGDRLKSSSGSMQNRKRKGVTGLAKCSTAEKKMVTDELIGCKIDVWWPMDKRFYEGTVKSYDSTKQKHVILYEDGDVEVLRLDKERWELVDSGKPTKKTKTSKRSSNKKGSSGSKHKNSDALRRDEDPIPTTPKGKRTPKKYIRHKHPEGTPGSPSLEHEKLESRTKKNRSIAIPVGEAAEETNEKKMESTTELMTEDQEYGKEAGEEKSESEGKLSKEGEDDDEEKVDLKEAKAESSGNPEGKETDVDNSDSEKKQEKSDMETEAEAEAEDDAGDADASDNETLGAWRSKVVKSSSKKAA encoded by the exons ATGGCTCTGAAGCCAGAGGAGCAGTTGAAGGAGTTCGGATCCAAGCTTGACCCACTTCCTTCCTCCAAAGATTCATTGCTCAAACTCTTCAAG GAAGCTGCTGTTTGTCTTTCTGAGTTGGAGCAGTCTCCACCAGCGTCAGTGCTGCAGTCCATCCAGCCTTTTCTTGACGCAATTATTAAACCTGAAATTCTCAAGCATCAAGACAAGGATGTGAAGCTTCTAGTTGCGAGTTGTTTTTCTGAGATAACTCGTATCACAGCACCTGAAGCGCCTTACCATGATGACACTATGAGG GATATATTTCAACTGATTGTGAGTTCCTTCTCTGGGTTGGATGATGTCGGTGGACCATCATTTGGAAGGAGGGTTGTTATTCTCGAAACGGTTGCAAAATACAGGTCATGTATAGTGATGTTGGATCTGGAGTGCGATGAGCTGGTGAAAGAAGTCTTTACTACATTTCTTGATGTTGCTAG AGATGACCATCCGGAGGTTGTTGTCTCATCAATGCAAAATATAATGATTGTTCTGTTAGAAGAGAGTGAAGATGTGCAGGAGCAGCTGTTACTAATTCTACTCTCTAGATTGGGCAGAAATAGAAGT GACGTTAGTGACGCGGCGAGAAGACTTGCTATGAAAGTCATAGAGCAGTGTGCGCCAAAAGTTGAATCTGACATAAAACAATTCCTTATCTCTTCATTGTCTGGAGATAGCCGGTTTTCCACCAGTCAAATTGACTGCCATGAGGTTATCTATGATTTGTACCGCTGTGCTCCTCAGTGCCTATCCGGAGTTGCACCCTATCTCACTGGAGAGCTTTTG GCTGATGAATTGGAAACTCGTTTGAAAGTTGTCGGATTGGTCGGAGAGTTGTTTTCCTTGCCTGGACGTGCCATCTCCGAAGAGTTCAGTTCAGTTTTTGTGGAGTTTTTGAAAAGGCTGACTGATAGAGTAGTTGAAGTTAGAATGCTCATCCTTGACCATATTAAGAAGTGTTTGCTCTCAGATCCTTCGAGAGCCGAGGCTTCCCAAATTATAT CTGCTCTTAGTGACCGGCTCTTGGATTATGATGAGAATATCCGCAAACAAGTCGTTGCTGTTATTTGTGATGTGGCTGCGAGTGCACTGACGTCGATTCCAATTGACACTATAAAGTTGGTTGCTGAAAGGCTCCGAGACAAAGCT ATACTGGTAAAGACATACACAATGGAAAGGTTGACTGAACTATACCGGGTATATTGCTTACGGTGTGCTGAAGGGAAGGTAGGCACTGGCGACTTTGATTGGATTCCTGGAAAAATTTTAAGATGTCTTTATGACAAAGATTTCAG ATCAGATACAATTGAATATACTCTCTGCAGTTCATTGTTTCCAAGTGATTTCTCTGTTAGAGATAAAGTTAAGCACTGGATAGACATATTTTCCGGATTTGACAACGTGGAGACAAAAGCTTTTGAGAAAATACTGGAGCAGAGGCAAAG GATACAACAAGAAATGCAAAAATACTTGGCATTCAAGCAGCTGCAACAG AGTGCTGATGCTCCGGAGATGCAGAAAAAGATCCAATTTGGATTCAGAGTCATGTCACGTGCATTTTCTGATCCCCCAAAGGCTGAGCAGAACTTTTTGGTTCTTGACCAACTGAAAGATGCTAATATCTGGAAGATCTTGAATAATCTACTCGATCCCAACGCTAGCATAGTACAAGCGTCAAAGATTCGG GATGATATGCTTAAAATACTTTCTGAAAAGCATAGTCTCTATGAATTTCTCGGCAGTCTCTCCATAAAGTGTTCTTATCTCCTATTCAGTAAGGAATATGTGAAAGAGATGCTGTCAGAAGTCTCTGCTAGAAAGGCTTCTAAAGATAATTTGGGCATTCAATCCTGCATGGACTTCTTAGGG CTTCTCGCAAGTTACTGTCCATCACTGTTTGACGGGGCTGAAGAAGAACTGATAGGTTTCCTTAAAGATGACGATGAAATGATAAAGGAAGGTACTCTTAAAATTCTGGCGAAGGCAGGTGGTACTATTCGGGAGAATCTCATTGTGTTATCGAG TTCTGTGGACCTGTTGCTGGAGAGAATCTGTGTAGAAGGTAACCGTAAGCAGGCTAAGTATGCTGTGCAAGCACTAGCATCAATAACAAAGGATGATGGCTTGAAGGCGCTATCTGTTTTGTACAAG GGACTCGTGGACATGCTGGACGACAAGAGGTATCAGCCAGCTGTTCTACAAAGCCTTGGATGCATAGCGCAGATTGCGATGCCAGTCTTTGAGACTAGAGAAACTGAAATCGTTGAGTTTATTAGAAGCAAAATCCTCAAAACCGAAAGT GAAGCAGTAGATGACGAGAAGTTATCCTGGGATGTCAAAAGTGAAATTTGTCAACTGAAG ATATATGGAATCAAGACATTGGTTAAGAGCTACTTGCCGCTCAAGGATGCTCATCTTCGCACGGGTGTTGATGACCTTCTTATATTACTGAAAAACATTCTTTCCTTTGGGGAAATATCTGAAGAgatagactcaag CGTTGTTGACAAAGCCCATATGAAACTAGCTGCTGCAAAGGCAGTCCTCCGCCTTTCTAGACACTGGGACGATAAGATATCGATTGATATCTTCCATTTAACTCTAAAAACCCCTGAG ATATCATTTCCTATGGCTAAGAAAATATTCCTTGGGAAAGTTCACCAGTATATAAAGGATCGAGTGTTGGAGACAAAGTATGCCTGTTCATTCTTATTCGACATCACTGGATCAAGTGTACTGGTGTCAGAGGAG GAGAAACAGAACCTGGCTGATGTCATTCAACATTCTTACCAAACAAAAGGGCGGAAAGTCTCTGCTCAGACTGATGCAAATTCGGTTTCTCCCTACCCTCATAGTATCCTACCTTACTTGGTTCACGCACTTGCGCATCATTCTTGTCCTGACGTCGAAAAATGCAAAGATGTGAAGGAATATGAAATGATATATCG CCAATTATACTTGATCATTTCTCTGTTACTGCATAAAGAGGAAGACGGGAAGGCTGAAGATACTGACAAAGAACAGGAGTGCGTTCCCACCATTATATCTATCTTCAATAGTATAAAACAGTCGGAAGATGTCACTGATGCAACAAAGTCAAAG aACTCACATGCGATCTGTGAGCTCGGGCTGTCAGTAATGAATCAGTTAACTCAGAAAGAGACTGATCTAAAAGGGGAATTCACGCCTGTATCGCTGCCTCCAACACTTTACAAACCTTCTGAAAAAACTGAAGGTGACAACTCTGGG GTTGGTGAAGAGAAATTGTGGCTAGCTGATGAAACTGTCTTGGCACACTTTAGTTCTCTCAAGTTGGAGAGTCATGCTGATTCATCT GTGATACCCCAAGCTTCAGAGCACGAGGGTATGAATGATGACGAAAGTGATGACAATGACATTCCTCTGGGTAAAATAGTAGAGCGATTGAGAGCTCAGAGAACCAAGAGTAGAGAGGGGGAAAAGAACAAATCTGTTTCAGCTGAAGATGAGAGCGGTAAAACTGATGTCGACGTTTTGAAAATGGTGAGGGAGATAAATCTGGACCACTTGCGCACGGTGGATACATTTGAGTCCAGTAATGGACACACACATTCCCCTGGCAAGAGATCAAACAcaggtgaaacggatcagaaggCTACCAAAAGGAGTGCTGGGGATGGAACATCAGTAGTTTCAGTCCCTAAACGCCGGAGATCTTCTTCTGGCCATAGTCCTTTCAAGTTCTCAAATAGTGGCTCTATAAAAGAGTTGCATGAAGAGAGAGATATGGACTCGAACGATGAAAATTCAAACCGGGAAAAGAGATTAGGAAGCAGGTCTTCCCGAACGAAAAAGAAAATCTTCTCAGAAAATCATAGTGAAGATGGCAACTGCAGTGATAGG AGTAGGTCAGCAGAAAGTGGTGATAGATTGAAGTCTTCCTCTGGATCAATGCAGAACCGGAAAAGAAAAGGCGTCACAGGACTGGCTAAG TGCTCCACAGCAGAAAAGAAAATGGTCACTGATGAGCTAATCGGTTGCAAAATAGATGTTTGGTGGCCTATGGATAAGCG GTTTTATGAAGGCACGGTAAAATCTTATGATTCGACGAAACAGAAACATGTG ATACTCTATGAGGATGGAGATGTCGAAGTCCTTCGCCTCGATAAAGAACGATGGGAGCTTGTAGACTCGGGAAAGCCCACAAAG AAGACCAAGACATCAAAGCGAAGTTCTAATAAGAAAGG aTCTTCTGGAAGTAAGCATAAGAATTCAGATGCCTTGCGAAGGGATGAAGACCCTATTCCTACCAC GCCAAAAGGGAAAAGAACCCCAAAGAAATACATAAGGCATAAGCACCCGGAAGGAACACCAGGAAGTCCCTCTTTAGAACATGAGAAGCTAGAGAGCAGAACCAAGAAAAACCGATCCATTGCCATTCCAG TCGGTGAAGCTGCTGAagaaacaaatgaaaagaagatGGAATCAACCACAGAGCTGATGACAGAGGATCAGGAATATGGTAAGGAGGCTGGCGAAGAGAAATCAGAGTCCGAAGGAAAGTTGTCGAAAGAAGGcgaggatgatgatgaggagAAAGTTGATTTAAAGGAGGCAAAAGCAGAGTCGAGTGGAAACCCTGAGGGGAAAGAAACTGATGTTGACAACTCAGATTCtgagaagaaacaagaaaagaGTGATATGGAGACAgaagctgaagctgaagctgaagatGATGCCGGGGATGCTGACGCTTCTGACAATGAAACTCTT GGAGCGTGGAGAAGCAAAGTGGTTAAGTCAAGCTCCAAGAAAGCAGCATAG
- the LOC106419661 gene encoding protein C2-DOMAIN ABA-RELATED 11-like, with translation MVEPLGQLQVTVIRGKKLAIRDFKSSDPYVIVKLGNESAKTKVINNCLNPVWDEELSFTLKDPAAVLSLEVFDKDRFKADDKMGHATFSLQPLISVARLRHIVHVSSGETTLRKVLPDSDNCLSRESTISCIDGEVVQSVWLKLCAVESGEIELKIKLIDPPRGTKDH, from the exons ATGGTCGAGCCACTAGGACAGCTCCAGGTGACTGTTATTAGAGGAAAGAAACTGGCGATCCGAGACTTCAAGTCAAGTGATCCTTACGTGATAGTCAAGTTGGGAAATGAG TCAGCCAAGACCAAAGTGATCAACAATTGCTTGAACCCTGTGTGGGATGAGGAACTGAGCTTTACACTCAAAGATCCTGCAGCAGTTCTCTCATTG GAAGTGTTTGACAAAGATAGGTTCAAGGCAGATGACAAGATGGGTCATGCCACTTTCAGCCTTCAACCACTCATCTCAGTAGCCAGACTAAGGCATATAGTGCACGTCTCCTCTGGCGAGACAACTCTTAGGAAAGTGTTACCGGATTCAGACAACTGCTTATCTCGTGAGAGCACAATCAGTTGCATAGACGGAGAGGTGGTGCAGAGCGTGTGGCTGAAGCTGTGCGCTGTTGAATCGGGTGAGATTGAGTTGAAGATCAAGCTGATTGATCCTCCTCGTGGAACAAAGGATCATTAG